Genomic segment of Populus nigra chromosome 14, ddPopNigr1.1, whole genome shotgun sequence:
CAATGAAGTTAATAAATGtatttatatgaaaacaaaaataaaagttacacCATTATATATCTAAATGTGGAAAACATGCTTATTTTGGGTAGTAATGATTATATGATGAAGTctatcaagaaaatattaactaataaGTTTTTCATAAAAGACTTGAATGTTGCAGATGTTATACTAGAACTTAAAATGATTAAGCCATTTGATGGATTGATATTGTCTCAATCTCATTATATTGAGGAAATTTTCGATAAATTTTCTATAGGTGAGAATAGTATTGTGAAAATATCAATGGGTATAATAAGTGttcatatatcaaaaaataaaggcaAGGGAATGGACCGattgtaatatttttagataattaggAGTTTGGTGTATCTTTAAAAACATACAAGACTTAATATTGCATACTCTGTTATTAAACTAAGTAGATTTACCAGTAATCCGAGTATAACATAATactcttaattaaaaatcatatatatgagTGAGAAATGTGgtcatttttttagaatatcaaGAAAGGTTGAATTCTTTAAAACACTTATAAATCCAAGAATTGTTCAAAGACAAAATGAATATAGTAGTGAAAACCAAAGGAAGTCACTAGGTACAGAACCATGTAAATATTATTGTCTTGGTTTATACAAAAAGATGAATTTCTTAATGTATCATGTTCACTAGTTAGTTGAGCAAATATGATAGGATTTCACTAAGAAATGTTCAAAATCAAAAGCTACCTACTCCGATGTAGTGATTCACTAAATCAGTTTCTCTCTACAAAtctttgagttatttttaaattggttaGACAAATTCCATTCATTTGAGgattattaaaatttgtttaaaacatAGTCAATGGAAACATTTGATGCAAAATTAAAAGTGGGGTGCATTCACTTTTGGGGTTAAAACTTTGTTAGAATTTAATCTTAACATAAACTCTTTAACATGAaacattaacataatttaaataatttataggtgaatgagaaattgatcTTAAAGAATTTTTGGTTAGcatattttggagaaaaccaaaaccatttaaaaaattgtatcctaaatagaaaagaaataagcTTTACTTGTTGTTTATATAGTGGAAAAGTGGAAAGTTGGAATTGGGTTTAAAGAAAACCTAAGcttttagagagggggagctaaAACAAAAGTGAGCTTTAGGCTTTACCACCCCCCctccccacacacacacacacacacacacatgtggCCCAAGTTTAGGCCCATGCCTGGCCTGGCTTAGCTTATGCTCGAGCCTCGGGCATCAAGTTAGGCTTAAGTCTAGATTTatgtttattgtaaaataattttttgagttcaaacttttttttttcctacttaaTTTTGAGCTTGGGCTTAGTCTATGAAGTATTTTTCTTCAGCTCATTATCTTGTCCAATCTATAAACTAAATTTGATTAGCTTCTTTGGTTTCATTTTTTCAGAACTGATTCTTCATAAACTTTGATAGTTTTGGATAGTTTTTATAGATCTTTAAAACCGAAACTATCAAGACTAATTCTGGTATTATGATGAATAATCAAAGTTGATCATTGAGTGAGTTTAATCTAGtattaataagaattaattcttaTCAATTTTGGTTCCAAAATTTACTATAAAAAGGGGTtgtgaaaagagttttaaacatttttttcaagtttttcatACTCTTCCCCAACcttaatttttagtgttttatcttttgttttgagACTCATTTTCCTTCTAAATCTAGAGCTTAGATTTGGTATTGTTGAGAGATATTtgacttatattttatttgttcgtTGATAGTGCATCTAAACAAGATGGTATTGTTGAAATCTTGATAGGCTTATTGCAAATAATCATCTACACTAAGTGAGGAGcaataaagttttaaagataaataattaattcttgaCAACATTAAAACTTCATCAACTTTAAAGTGCTTCAATAAGTAAATACCTCTCCTGGATttgtttaatcaaatatattagtATGCATGGATCTTTTATGCTTCTTTGAATTTATGCTTAGTATGCATGCTAAGATCtttatatgttttatgtttatttgcAAGTTtgacatgatatatgtatgtttcATATGTTTTTCTATGTTATCTAGTTTTAActtgaatatttaatttaattagaatacttatattgtgataaaataaatatataatctgAACTTGCTTGTAGTTTAAGATTTTCCTTGAACATCTCATTTGTTTAAATTGCTCACTAATCttgtttaatataattttttttagtattaagcTAGAGGATGAGTTAAAGCAAGGGGAAAAGTTTGCAAGGAACATAAGTTATGCTTATTctgtcatgagtttttttttttttttatttacgtggggtgtccgggccagcttgcgcgcaccacgactattctccacggcccactggacatcctgcaagcccaggagcaggtaaggcaccgcgggggtgacaaaCGTGCACATAAAGGGTCGAACCCGagacggggacggaacaagcCACACGGTTAACCACAGCAACTAGACCCTCAAGTGCCTGTCATGAGTTTTAATGGTGTACATCTTGTATCTTGGTAGTGGTGGAtctaaataattagaaaatatgtttttgttttatttaacaaGTCAATATGGTTAAATTGTTCAAATATTGATATtgtaaacataattttttataacttgGGTATTTCCTAAAATactctattaattattttcatgtagtaatggttttttacaattaaaaaaaatagaggaaattttttttggtaatgtcATGTTACGTGTCAACTCTAATATTATAAGTTCAAATAAACTATATCATTACTATCATgtcatcatttaattattacatCAAGTCTTTATTAATAAACATTCAAATTCCGCATGATTATTACAAAAGATTTCAcgcattaatataaatataataatttagacACATTTGATTGTAAGAATTTATAAGGTATAATTAaatctttgaattaaaaaaataataattatataatcaatGTCTCAAATTTGAGCTATTTTACAATATAGtgcttaaagttttatttattttgaatatgtttttaaattttaaaacattggacaatcaattcaaattttaagtgttttatttttttggtcaagTGATGAcattttatatgattatatgGATCCTGtatcttcttatttttattccataaaataataaaatgtaatcacctaaaaaaacttaacgtatatttaaaactttatctatataattaacaaaaaaaaatgatgatgaaaaggaaAGCCCATCAATATCCACTGTGATCACCACTACCCAAAAGAAAACGAGAATCCGACGGTGCAGGTAGAAGCATCCGCGGAAACACGGAGCCGCTCGCGCCCAAGTATTTGGAATCTAATCTAACCATGCCCCTACAAGACATTTTACCCAACTATCAAGCTAACTCAACCTCTACCctagttaaaattaaaacctCTTAAAGCCCAAACAACCTTCTTCAATCTTCACCATTATATATACACCCTTCTTCATCCTCTCGCAACCTTAatttctcccttttcttctctattaTTCCTCCCCTTCTCGATCCCAAAGACAATCCTTTAATTGCATTCAAAGCTACTAACTAACTTGTGAGGTGTTTGAAGTTTTCGCAATTATAATTTTGGTATTGGGTTTATGTACACCTACATGATTAATAACCAAGAACAAGGATGAGTTGCAACGGGTGTAGAGTACTTCGAAAGGGATGCAGTGAGAACTGTATTTTACGTCCGTGTTTACAGTGGATTGAAAGCCCTGAAGCTCAAGGCCATGCTACTGTTTTCGTTGCCAAGTTTTTTGGCCGTGCTGGTCTTATGTCCTTCATTTCTGCTGTCCCTGAAAACCAACGTCCTTGTTAGTAATCTAcccatttgttttgtttctattcTTATAATTTGTTCCAGGTTTtctgatacttttttttttaaatttgtcttCTCGTATGTTTTTTTCAGCTTTGTTTCAATCTTTGTTATTCGAGGCTTGTGGTAGAACGGTGAATCCAGTAAACGGTGCTGCGGGCCTTTTATGGACTGGAAATTGGCACGTCTGCCAAGCTGCAGTGGAAACAGTCCTGCGAGGAGGTACTTTACAGCCGATGCCTGAGTTACTTACTGGCGGCGGAGGATCTCCATCTCCTTCATCAGACGAAGCATCGGAGGTTGAAGTAGCCTGTACGGACATATGGAAGCTACAGGATCCGAATCCAAATCACCATCCTAGATTCTCGATTTCGAGATCTAGACTCTCCccgaaaagaaaaagaactaaAGAGCCGGTTGCAGTGAAGGTGCAGCATAACGATCTTGATCTTGGGTTAACCCCAAGCTTTTCCCTAAAAGGGTTTCCTTATAAGCAGGAAATCCGTCGCCCGGGAACCCCTTCAATGAATTCGGCGGAGTCGGTGACTACAAATACAGCTTGCTTTGATAGTGCTGGATTGGGAGATGAAGGGGGAGAAACAAAGTTATTGAACTTGTTTCTTTAGATTTGTAGAGAGAGGGGGCGGGGTTGGGTGGGTAAGGTCTCTGTTCTGTTTAATCTTGTGAATCATAAGTTCACTTGATGGGAGAAGAGAACAGAAGAGAAGATATAATTTGGTGTAATCCCTACTTCTTCCTCTTCTGGGTTAGTTTTGATGAAGgttccctttttattttcttttccacgGAATTGGATTCCTGAGAGATTTTGTAAATTATCGGCTGAGGATTTTCTCTCTGtgattcaagagaaaaaaatgaatttgccGGTgatctgttttctttctttcttttgtgtcTACCAATCAATGACTGTACTGTGACTATGAATAAAACcaatttagtattttgtttttcttttcttgctttttgtGTTTCAGAATGAATCTTAGAGCAAGCATCTGTAAATGCTGAGAATTTTGTAGGTTGAGAAGTAGTTAGACGTAATTTCTTGACCTAAAGCATGATCCACTTGTTATACATGCACGGCAACCAAAGCCCATCATAATTTGATCTTTCTTTAGCAGTAGTCGTcagtttttctcatttttcttttgagaatCAAAGAGGGTAGCTAGATCACACTAGACTGGAGCCCTTAAAAGATAGGATAACGTGCGGGTAATTGACGGCATACTTTCATGGTTTCTGCTGGTCGAATCTGCGGATGTTCAATTGAgtgctttttctttaattgaagcAACAACAGTGAGAATGGTTTTCATTCACTCTGGAAGCCACGCTCTGCGGTCCAGCGAATTAGCTGAAATCCTGGCACACCAGAAACAACTTTAATAATGGATAAATAATTACTAATGTGCAGTAATTATTATAACGGACTTAAAATAGAATGGAAGTGGTTGGCTTGATGgcgaagatttttatttttttgctaaaaccTTAGACGCTacccaaatattaattaaatttttcttgaatattttaaattattatgaaatgaactcttaagtttttttaaaaaagaatttaattattgtatgtATAGATCATGGGTTTGTGTTCAAACAATGACGTAACCAATACGTGGCAAAGAGGGTAAGatgcataaaaaaatgcaatgttTGAGCCAGCGGAGAAAATAATAGCATTGGCTGGTAATGGACCTAACAAtgtttaagtgttttttctCAGTAGATATCTTCAACGATTTTTAAAATGTTCGATAAGCAGTTGGGGTCATGACTTGGTGTTCCCTTGCGTGCTGTAGTAGTAATTCTGTGTGCATCTTCCCCGGCGTACAGGTGGAAAATTCATGTTACCATATTGATCTGTTCtattgtcaaatttttttttaacgtgaaTTTTCAGACTAGATTGTGTGTACTTTAACTAATTttacgagttttaaaattaacaattatataaatctctaatgactttaaagtttttaaaactcGAACTaataacctttaaaaaataaatcaattaaactacatttctcattatttatttgatttatcaaCTCCATCAAAACCAGCTTCCAAAGCATTCCTTACGTCAATTCTAAAATCATTGACAAGATGAGGAATTTCGTCTGTTCTTAGTCGCCTCGGAGTGGCGAACTCTGCAGCATCAACTCCATTAGCTCGAAGTTGAGGGGGTAGTGGCTGCTGGATTGGATTTGGTGTGGCTGGGGTAATTGAGTGGTCGGTCGACTTGGTAGAGAAGGGGACAAGGGAGGCTGGTTTTTGTTTATGATCAGGGGGTTGCTGTGTGCTTGAATTTGGGGCTAAACAAGATGGACCCTGCTGgaatttttttgatgaaaaggAATAAAGATTCGTGGCTGTTAGGGTGGCTGTCTTCTGagtttcaatgttttttaaaacctttttttaggCAAAGTTTTTgtcctgctttttttttttctctctctcaattctTAGGCAATTGTATGTATAGATCATGGGTTCGTGTTCAAACAGTGACCACCTAACAGagcttcagtttttttctcaatagTTATCCACAagtgttttaaaaatgcttGACAAGCAGTTGGGGTCACCTGGTGTTCCCTTATGCGCTGTCGCAGTAATTGTGAGTGTAGTTTGGAGGACTTTTTCGGCTTTTACACAGCTAAGCTATATCTCATAATAGAGATTTTCTGAGTGAGAGAGAGGCGGCTTTTGGAGAACGAAAGAGGCGTATAGAAATGGAGAAGGAATCAAGGACTCGCTTGGATAGCGTTTCAAGAATAGTAACTGGTTTTTGTATCTTTCTTCTTTACTCAAAAAGTTCGCCTCATTAGATGAACctattaatttattcaaaaatatttgtttattttcttttaatgtattgaatgattttgaaaaataattttttaagatcataATATTCAAACCGGTAAAATGATCCCAAAATAATTTTAgcattaaaataagaaaaaaaagtcttttttattgcatattaattaattaacaaataaattaaagagatgGATGGGTGATTTATTGGGTTGCCATTATTCATGTTATATGTGTCCTAGATGTAGAGATCGTTCCAGAGTTAAATTACAAgtcaattttgcataatataatttcttattattgtatgaaaataaaattaaaaaataaagtataaaattgaaattcaaaatattaaatgccTTTTTTCCAATGTATATTGTTCAAGAGGCATATAAAAACTACACTTTAATCCTCAATGTTGaacatttttttgaaatttgatttttttgttagagaAAACTAGTGGAGGTGGTTTTCACCTTTATTGATGCtggcaaaataaaatgaaattttttaaaaaaattaatttgatttaattttaaatttttaaaccgattaaaatatgttttgttgtaaaaaaaagttttataatttcattagatgtgtttttatatgaaaaatgattgaaattgaaattatgagcctttaattttttgattatcAAAGCTACTTTTGATACCGAAAAGGTTGTAGAAAAACGaaaagtgggaaaaaaaaactcaagcatatagacttttttatttttatattttataattagatttttttaaaataaatttattaaaataatgtttaaataattatctaattacatcattgttttttaataatattagcattttttatggaaatattaACAATTGGTTTCTTAAATATTCAATGCacaacatctattttttttatttttttttatacaaatttatatactttttctcaaatttattattcttatattcTCTTAATATATTGgcatcaaaattatcaattatttttttattaaaatttaattttaggattatgataaatttttatataaaaataatatctttaataaaaataatttataaataaaagaaaagaattcatTAATAATGGAAAGGGGTTTGATTAAAgagatttcttttctatttaaagGGGTTTGATTAAAGAGATTCCTTTTCTATccttatttaaaatcattaaaaaaatttgtatattgattttaattgctTTCAGTTTTTatgtaataagaaaaaaaaaagctaaaaatgatatattatcCTTATTTAAATCGTTAAATTGGatacagattttttttaagcaataaaCAACTTAGctaaataaatctatttatttataaaaaaaatactttaattagaaaaaagagcatttatattaagaaaatatattttttctataaaatttaaattattacttttttaatgaaaaactcatttttattgCCATATAAACATGAGATTATAAAATCTTTATTcgcatttattttttagcttttaactTTAGTGTAGTCGGTGTTAACAATTCTTTCTATACtttattgatttatataatattatatttattctattaaatgcaacattaatttctcatttttgaatttaaatttctcATGGTGATGTAAGAACACCTGTGTAttgtttatgtttaaaaaaattaactcgaaaCACAACCCCGACTTATTAGTTTGCTAGTTACGACTAAAAAAATACACCTGTGATGTATTTTCTACGTCTTTTCCTTGGCCAATGGGCAGCAGGTAGTAGGGGCCATGTCAGCTTCGGGTATGGCTGTCCTTCCtttactttctttctcttttgtccGAAcggtttcagattttttttctttcttccttttcttttcttttccattcctCCACTTGAGGCCATTATCTCCCCCTATCTTGGGAAGTGGTGGGATCCACGTCagcacataaaaaaactaaaaataaaaaaagaaatataaaagagaGGAATTAGTGTGTATTATAGTGGAGAAAAATTTGGCTTTCTCCAATGCTGCGTCTCGCCGCATTTGGGATTGGACCCCACGGAACCTTCTCCTCCACTTCAATTTTAGGTTCTCCCACTCCCCACTTTACCACCCTTCAACTTGCTGTGGGGCTTTGCTTGTTTCGCCTTGTTAGGCACCAAGTCTCTATAGAACAGTGGCTGAGCacccaaatatattttataaccaAATTTTAATCACTAACATtggaaaaaatcacaaaatcctCTTTGTGATGGTATCAATTTGGAAAATTAACATATAtggaaattttttatcaaaatttaatttgtgtttgaaaatttagtaaattcataaattatttaaattgtaGGATGACCCATTAAAATCTTGGAAAttagtaagaaaaaaatcaaattttattttcaaaaaataaaaatttctggAAATGTTTtagcaacaaaaaatattttaaaaaattacaaaactataaGAAATAGTACAATTCTGGCAATActcaacaattttaaaaaagtttaaggatcaataattatttttaaaacagatcTTGGATATTTctaaccaaaaaaaatgaaaaaaaattaaatgagaaatatttaaattacttAACCCATCAAAGTTCcgaaaatttttaagaaatttaaattttcaaaaatattattttttacaaaattcagaatttataaaaaaatatataattaaaaaatcttaccaatccattattttttttcttgaacattTCAAGTATTCTAATGGTGGAGAATttccattttttatattatatttttatttcatttaagaTTTTCAaatgtttatatttgtttaatataacatttttaaaatttatttttgaaaaaattaatctttttaatcttaattattttaaaattttttaattagtattaattttactatttaatttcAGTTTAGTCTATTTGGAATTCGTTCTCAAAGGAGCTAATTTATCAAATAAGTTCTCCTGCCATCATTCATTCTATCATGTTAATATGAATTTTACAAACACTAGAATTGCATGTGGGTTTTAATAATACTAGAAGTATTTTTGGTGTAAATAGGGTAAgactcgattttttttatatttttacctgCCACCATCTCTGGATTGGCCCTAACCTCCTCCTAGGTCCCGTGGTAAACCCTATCCTAGATCCTATCTCCCTGTTATTTACAAGTCTCACTCTTGCTCACTCACCCGTATGTATCCCCCTCCTATCATAAGAAGGGTTTGTCCTCATATGTTGTCTCGTACGAACCATcgtaaaatcaaataaacatcCATTCATTATTAATTATCTTTCCCAATTCCATTGAATCTCAGCCAAAGCCCTAATACCGACTATAACATctctaaaatttcaaacaatatCAAGTTTAATATTACATCATGATTtacgcaaaaaaaaaacttaagcattacaaaaatataaagagagagtaaGAACATGATTTTAATCTAAGAATCAAGATGtctaaatgaatggaaaatgtctttttttataggctaaaattcagaactattcatttggtaattaattattgatgtagtggtcaactattgatttagtgaaTTTGGTGGATAgcaacactcaagcattttggttggatgaaatgacattgattcAATCAGAAGTTGGCAATGtgttcttcataaaagttgttggaaatcatcttatccttccacccaccaaatttGACGTCATTTTGCCTTCTAGAACTTCAGCTATGGGTAACTTTCtgagcagtgtttgggctggattgtaggacaaattctgacttctcttttgtggccaaactttgaatttgaaaatgatagatttgggtcttccactattcatgaacattgtaggcctatttcttagctttctagccatataaagcaaattgaaatccaatatctatagctccagatatgacccaatgactgaatagtgttccaatttgaatcgaatcagcatctcttttctaagcttagccttttttttatcctttcactttcaatagttaattacaacaatcaatcctttaaattatgagatatgcttgcatttaaaatgggcatttaccataaattaaagctatcttatattatcagacttgttattataaaacatgctctagttaaggagttattgatacttcaagtgtaaaatgatgatataaaaccttgataaaaatgcacttttaagtactaatcagagAACCTACaatttttccttccttcttagAAGCTATTCATTATGATAATTCCTTCAATGAAATTCCACAATACACGACAATTCCTTCAATGAAATTCCACACCATACAACCATTCCTTCAACGAAATTCCATGTTACACAACAATTTCTTCAATAGAATTCAACACCATACGACAATTCCTTCAACGAAATtcgatgtaaccatattattcgatagtttcacccacatctacctaatgttttgtccatgttttatatataaaatgccttgatattctttgttttatgttttgaaggtatttttggatgaaagatgcaaaaaggagtaaattggagaaaaataaaaggagaaagatcatggaaatcacatcctgcaaagtcaaatctcgtaTTATGtcaatgttgacctttggccattcaaaatttaatatctggagctacagaagtctaattgatgcaaactcaattttattggattcctaattcaaagacctatccacgctaaaaatttcagccaaaaacgatgtcatatgagggagatatgattttccaaagatgacaactgaattctgccagcaaacaggtttcgtgaagaaacgagtccaaattacattccaaagcatctaaaccgacgtccaagtttttatatcagcaatttagcacctctaagtcagagtttgaagatttcatgcaaggctatttctcctttttaggaaaaatagttattgaagtacttaaatgtaaactgtcaacttaaggaaggactattttgtaaaatagagactagggtttcttagcatataaaaagaaagagagaaggggcagcagccagcagaaaagagggagagcagaagaa
This window contains:
- the LOC133672331 gene encoding LOB domain-containing protein 38-like, whose product is MSCNGCRVLRKGCSENCILRPCLQWIESPEAQGHATVFVAKFFGRAGLMSFISAVPENQRPSLFQSLLFEACGRTVNPVNGAAGLLWTGNWHVCQAAVETVLRGGTLQPMPELLTGGGGSPSPSSDEASEVEVACTDIWKLQDPNPNHHPRFSISRSRLSPKRKRTKEPVAVKVQHNDLDLGLTPSFSLKGFPYKQEIRRPGTPSMNSAESVTTNTACFDSAGLGDEGGETKLLNLFL